A single region of the Bacteroidota bacterium genome encodes:
- a CDS encoding T9SS type A sorting domain-containing protein has protein sequence MPDIIDHYLGIKFIGNDDEMHFGWIRCDVKDEGRTLVVKDYAYEMQPNYPIVAGDTVSYVEINNYENTLDAVVYSFDKKLYVQTRLYSNTLLSIYDATGRIVFKSQLGSNSEIIDIAQFPDGIYIVTLRQNEKVYSRKISF, from the coding sequence TTGCCCGATATTATTGATCATTATTTGGGGATAAAATTTATAGGAAACGATGACGAAATGCATTTCGGATGGATTAGGTGTGATGTAAAAGATGAAGGTCGAACTTTAGTAGTTAAAGATTACGCTTACGAAATGCAGCCGAATTATCCAATAGTTGCAGGAGATACAGTAAGCTATGTTGAAATAAATAATTACGAAAACACTTTAGATGCTGTAGTTTATAGCTTTGATAAAAAGTTGTATGTTCAGACTAGACTCTATTCGAATACCTTGTTATCTATTTATGATGCCACAGGCAGAATAGTTTTCAAAAGTCAGCTAGGAAGTAATTCTGAAATAATTGATATAGCTCAATTTCCTGATGGGATTTACATTGTAACATTACGTCAAAATGAAAAAGTGTATTCTAGGAAAATCTCATTTTAA
- a CDS encoding T9SS type A sorting domain-containing protein, with protein MTTPNRYQKLKAYSLFSTAFLFNGATGFNQVVYVDIDPDIILDTPGEQFTLDIDGNGADDISFFNSSFDFYMATPWWSYWTRQDLVVYLPDEKLELAGLKHYVYYWSQNFYYPYALSNSEIIGDDLQFNAASFQAIAERTYYQDHTNLFFCNHCYWYNYFTAESVNKYLGFKLKNDGGDFHYGWMRCDVLDEGRTMIIKDYAYELTPDNPILAGDTAHYVGLSTQAGKIEPVVYCENKKVYISNLNKNCDVSIYNLNGGIILNKEVKTGSVEFDLQNVATGAYLVVFKNENDIRSKKIIIN; from the coding sequence ATGACAACCCCAAACAGATATCAAAAACTAAAAGCCTATTCACTTTTTTCTACGGCTTTTTTGTTTAACGGGGCAACAGGGTTTAATCAGGTTGTTTACGTTGATATTGACCCGGATATTATTCTCGACACACCCGGAGAACAATTTACTTTAGATATTGATGGTAATGGTGCTGATGATATTTCTTTTTTTAATTCCTCTTTTGACTTTTATATGGCTACACCTTGGTGGTCGTATTGGACAAGGCAGGATTTAGTTGTTTACCTACCAGATGAAAAATTAGAACTTGCAGGATTAAAACATTATGTTTATTACTGGTCGCAAAATTTTTATTATCCTTATGCATTATCAAATAGCGAAATAATTGGTGATGACTTGCAATTTAATGCTGCATCTTTTCAGGCAATAGCTGAGCGAACCTATTATCAAGATCACACCAATTTATTCTTTTGTAATCATTGTTATTGGTATAATTATTTTACAGCCGAATCAGTTAACAAGTACCTTGGATTTAAATTAAAAAATGATGGAGGTGATTTCCATTATGGTTGGATGCGCTGTGATGTATTGGACGAAGGCCGAACAATGATTATTAAAGATTACGCATACGAGCTGACGCCTGACAACCCAATATTAGCCGGTGATACAGCACATTATGTTGGCCTGTCGACACAGGCGGGAAAAATTGAGCCGGTAGTGTATTGTGAAAATAAAAAAGTATATATCTCTAATTTAAATAAAAATTGTGATGTAAGTATTTACAATTTAAATGGCGGTATAATTTTAAATAAAGAAGTTAAAACCGGTTCAGTAGAATTTGATTTGCAAAATGTTGCTACCGGAGCATATCTTGTGGTTTTTAAAAATGAAAATGATATCCGTTCAAAAAAAATTATTATTAATTAA
- the atpB gene encoding F0F1 ATP synthase subunit A, with protein sequence MLMAGQVSAASEGEYDAKEFAMHHVADSHEWHIVGGLTIPLPCIVIHDGLNVFLSNKMPAAHHGEATEVAEDEHVTDTIVSNHTDHAAVVSHDHETYNGFYYSESGRIVHEDGGFTLDLSITKNVATLLIVSLIMFLVFTSVAKAYKRREGEAPKGLQSFMEPLILFVRDEVVRPNLGKKSDKYLPYLLTVFFFIWISNMMGLIPLISNPNLSGNIAVTCALALITFLITNLHANKYYWGHIFNPPGVPGFVKVILVPIEIAGIFIKPVALMIRLFANITAGHIIIISLVGLIFVFGNAGENLGGGLGGAAVAVPFALFMSVLELLVAFLQAFIFTMLSALFISLAQEDHHHDDHAEHASAAHH encoded by the coding sequence ATGCTAATGGCAGGGCAGGTTTCAGCGGCCTCAGAGGGGGAATATGATGCCAAGGAGTTCGCTATGCACCACGTAGCCGATTCACATGAATGGCATATTGTGGGTGGTTTAACCATTCCGCTGCCTTGTATCGTAATTCACGATGGCTTAAATGTATTTTTAAGCAACAAAATGCCGGCTGCTCACCACGGTGAAGCTACAGAAGTTGCTGAAGATGAGCATGTTACAGATACAATTGTAAGCAATCATACCGACCATGCTGCCGTAGTTAGTCATGACCACGAAACGTATAATGGGTTTTATTACAGCGAAAGCGGACGAATTGTGCATGAAGATGGTGGTTTTACCCTCGATTTATCGATAACCAAAAACGTGGCTACCTTATTAATAGTGTCACTCATTATGTTTTTGGTATTTACCTCTGTTGCTAAAGCTTACAAACGCCGTGAAGGTGAAGCGCCAAAAGGTTTACAGAGTTTTATGGAACCACTTATTTTATTTGTTCGCGACGAGGTTGTGCGACCAAACCTTGGTAAAAAGTCGGATAAATATTTACCTTATTTACTTACCGTTTTCTTTTTTATATGGATTTCGAATATGATGGGTTTAATTCCGCTGATTTCGAATCCGAACTTATCCGGAAATATCGCAGTAACCTGTGCTTTGGCATTGATTACCTTCCTGATAACCAATTTACATGCGAATAAATATTACTGGGGTCATATTTTTAACCCGCCCGGAGTACCTGGTTTTGTGAAAGTGATTTTAGTGCCGATTGAAATTGCAGGTATATTTATTAAGCCTGTTGCCTTAATGATTCGTTTGTTTGCGAACATTACTGCGGGACATATCATTATCATCAGCTTAGTAGGTCTCATTTTCGTATTCGGAAATGCAGGTGAAAACTTAGGTGGTGGTTTAGGCGGTGCAGCAGTTGCTGTTCCATTTGCGTTGTTCATGAGTGTGCTTGAATTGCTGGTAGCATTTTTACAGGCTTTCATTTTCACCATGTTGAGCGCATTATTTATTTCACTTGCTCAGGAAGATCATCATCATGATGACCATGCCGAACATGCAAGTGCAGCACATCATTGA
- the atpE gene encoding ATP synthase F0 subunit C, which produces MDLLTIMQAAAEPVKGIAAIGAGLAAIGAGIGVGRIGGSALESMARQPEVLGEIRTNMIIAAALVEGVALFAVVVALMQG; this is translated from the coding sequence ATGGATTTATTAACTATTATGCAGGCAGCAGCAGAACCTGTTAAAGGTATTGCAGCAATTGGTGCCGGTTTAGCAGCTATTGGAGCTGGTATCGGTGTAGGCCGTATCGGCGGTAGCGCTCTTGAGTCAATGGCTCGTCAACCGGAAGTTCTCGGCGAAATCAGAACTAACATGATTATCGCTGCAGCACTCGTTGAAGGGGTTGCACTCTTCGCAGTAGTTGTTGCCCTTATGCAAGGGTAA
- the atpH gene encoding ATP synthase F1 subunit delta, producing MSSTKLATRYAKSILDFAKEKGKMSEVLADMRMLNTAIDNNREFYMMLKSPIVNGDKKMAVVLNVFHDKITDITENFIGILMRKNRESHLPEIIDAFIAQYNAFMHITPVNITTAHPISDDVQKTLLAKLKSTVGLEQIELTTTIDESLIGGYILHWDDKMIDNSISRGLAILKDEFDNNDYVRKF from the coding sequence ATGTCATCAACAAAATTAGCAACACGATACGCAAAATCAATACTCGACTTTGCCAAAGAAAAAGGCAAGATGTCGGAGGTATTGGCTGATATGCGTATGTTAAATACCGCTATCGACAACAATCGTGAATTTTACATGATGTTGAAAAGCCCGATTGTAAATGGCGACAAAAAGATGGCAGTTGTTTTAAATGTGTTTCACGATAAAATTACCGATATCACCGAAAATTTTATCGGCATATTGATGCGTAAAAACCGTGAATCACATTTACCGGAAATTATTGATGCATTTATCGCTCAATACAATGCATTTATGCATATTACTCCGGTTAATATAACAACCGCACATCCTATTTCTGATGATGTTCAAAAAACATTGTTGGCGAAATTAAAATCAACAGTTGGATTAGAACAAATTGAATTAACTACCACAATCGACGAAAGTTTAATTGGTGGTTATATTTTACACTGGGACGATAAAATGATTGATAATTCTATTTCACGTGGCCTGGCTATTTTGAAAGATGAATTTGATAACAACGATTACGTTCGCAAATTTTAA
- the atpF gene encoding F0F1 ATP synthase subunit B produces the protein MTLLGAFDIITPDPGLFIWTVLVFLILLWLLNKFAFGPIKDALKKREEGISDALHQAQKAREEMANMKADNEKILNEAREERSRMLREAKDAKDQIITEAREKANAEYNRIVDEAKGAINNQKMAALIEIKNNVGNMVLEVSEKILRRELDNKADQEQYIKQLVEEIKVK, from the coding sequence ATGACACTTTTAGGTGCTTTCGACATTATTACACCGGATCCGGGTTTATTTATCTGGACTGTTTTGGTGTTTCTTATCTTATTATGGTTGTTAAACAAATTTGCATTCGGACCAATAAAAGATGCATTAAAAAAACGTGAAGAAGGTATTTCTGATGCATTACATCAGGCGCAAAAAGCACGTGAAGAAATGGCGAACATGAAAGCCGATAATGAAAAAATTCTGAACGAAGCCCGTGAAGAAAGAAGCAGAATGTTGCGTGAGGCAAAAGATGCCAAAGACCAGATTATCACCGAAGCACGCGAAAAAGCAAATGCTGAATACAATCGTATTGTTGATGAAGCAAAAGGCGCTATCAATAACCAAAAAATGGCCGCTTTAATTGAAATCAAAAATAACGTTGGAAATATGGTGTTGGAAGTTTCTGAAAAAATACTGAGAAGAGAATTAGATAACAAAGCGGATCAGGAACAATACATCAAACAATTAGTAGAAGAAATTAAAGTAAAATAA
- a CDS encoding M15 family metallopeptidase, with protein MKLPAILAGVVILLFGCNQQDAAPEKSNPEIKASKGVDSTLEKSLQAAGLVNVQSVIPEIQVELKYSTTDNFLHADVYGDLTNAYLQKDVVEKLKAAYQFLQETHPNLTFIIYDAVRPLSIQYKMWEILDLPPGQKEKYLSNPKNGSIHNYGAAIDMSLAEKNGNPLDMGTPFDFFGEAAEPQLEYKMLQEGLLTQQQIDNRKILRSVMQKAGFRQLPAEWWHYNSCSREEAKIKYAVI; from the coding sequence ATGAAGTTACCGGCGATTTTGGCAGGGGTGGTTATTCTACTTTTTGGGTGCAATCAACAGGATGCTGCACCGGAAAAGTCCAACCCTGAAATTAAAGCCTCAAAAGGAGTCGATTCCACCTTGGAAAAATCGCTTCAGGCAGCAGGATTGGTAAATGTGCAGTCGGTAATACCCGAAATTCAGGTTGAATTAAAATATTCTACCACCGACAACTTTTTACATGCCGATGTATATGGTGATTTAACGAATGCTTATCTGCAAAAAGATGTAGTGGAAAAATTAAAAGCAGCTTATCAGTTTTTGCAGGAAACACATCCCAACCTCACCTTTATAATTTATGATGCGGTTAGGCCTTTGAGTATTCAATATAAAATGTGGGAAATTTTGGATCTGCCACCGGGGCAAAAAGAAAAATATTTATCTAACCCCAAAAACGGAAGTATACATAACTACGGTGCAGCCATTGATATGTCGCTGGCTGAAAAAAATGGCAACCCTTTAGACATGGGAACACCATTTGATTTTTTTGGCGAAGCAGCAGAACCACAACTGGAATATAAAATGTTGCAGGAAGGTTTGCTTACACAACAACAAATTGACAACAGAAAAATATTACGCAGCGTTATGCAAAAAGCCGGCTTCCGACAATTACCTGCCGAATGGTGGCATTATAATTCCTGCTCGCGGGAAGAAGCGAAAATTAAATATGCGGTAATTTAA